The genomic interval GGTGCATCCTTCTTTTCAACGAATGTGGTATCCGATATCTACAAAATCATAATATGAGTAACGTAAATTTATTATAGCTTGAAATTATAGCTTGACATTGCTCACAACAAGAATTCAGAACAGACccataagttaaaattattaccttATCAGTCTCAAGTAGGCGACCAGATTTTGACAGTAACCTGAATATTCTATAAGCATCTCTCCCATATCTTTTCGACACAACTGATTCCACCTGCCGTGTGGAAAAATGTTATTAGAATTCTGCCTCAAACCATAATGAAAGAAACACTAATGATTTAAATGtctaaaaacaataaatatagCATAATTACCTCCTCATTCTGAgctatttcaataattttctcaaaatctgTGCAAAGTAAAATGAATGTggattaaaatcaaacaatagagaaatcaacaaaacaaaattgaatgagGGAAAGATTATAAGATACCGATACTGTATGAGTCACTGGATGCATCTACAAACGAAAGCTCACCCAACTGAACAAGTGAAGCTCTGACATGATCAAGGGTCATATTACGACCTGCTTCACTCTTTATCACCTCTTCATAAATGGAACTTAATGACAAGGGAACTGCAACATTTACCATcatcataaataaaagtaatggCTAAAGGAGCTGCATGCCCACCAGTACATGACCAGCAGGCTACGAGTTATTAAgcagtaatttatttttccatttctttttaacatCTTAAAATCACTAATTCGTTATGTCCCAAGATATAGTTAACCGAAAAAGATAAAGTGAAGGATTCACCATTGCTAGCGCTGGCTTCAGCATAAATATCTTATTaggaataagaaaaaatatatgataaaattgaaataaacacagctaaatttttatcttgttaaAGACCAGGCAGAAAACATCCTTCATCAGTTACCTCACCTAACAAGACAGCTTACTTGACATTTCGCAGAAAAGACATGTCTAACAATTTATGAATGATTCACAAAATGCTAATACATATAACAGCTTGGACAGGCCGGAACAGGCAAAACCGAATGTAGTATTATGTGTTTAACAACACTGATCCCTGCCAACTGTAACACATTATCCTAATGGCAGAACATCTCAATTGCTTCACGAAAACTGTTAGTagctttctttctctcttccctttttttttaatagaaatagaAACTAATAAAAACCAACAGCTTTTCACCAGGATAAGGAAGGTAATGATAGGTATCGAAAAGCAATTAAGCAATTAATTCAGAAATGAAGGAAcctgaattttttgttttcactttcTTCTCCGCACTGCTAGTTGCCTGCAGCATAGCACTTAAGACATTGGCAGCTCCATCATCTAGATGTGCTCTCACATGGTCTATGCAACCCTAGAATATTGACAACACAATATAGTTCCCAATTATTATTCTGGATATattcttcttttacaaaagaattttgaagttAGAGCTTAAAACAAAAGCCAGGAAAAAAGAACCTGCCTTATGCCTAAGACGTCGAATGAATCCCTCAAAATTGGCACGATAGACAACTGATTGTTCATCTGCCACTCCACATTCATCCAACTCTAAGACATCATGCTTGCGCTGTAAAATACAAAAGCGCAAATGAAAACATGAGTAAAAGTTGCAAGTTTGAATAACAGTATTTCGACTAACCTTCTCTCCAGGAGTCACATTATTggaatttttctctttttctccaaCATCAGATTCCACATTTGTCACAACTGAAAATCTCATTGCTTCCATTGGCAGTGCTGCTTCTACTACTTGTTGTTCTATGGTTTCTGGTTCTCCAATTTTCTGCGTACATGTTGGAAAAATATTGTGACTAACTCAATCATGGATACACTTTCAGAACTGAAATGTGTCAATTCTATTGAATTACCTCTTAACTTAAAAGGTTAAACTGATAGTTAAAGGCCCTAACAATAGTATTTTAAGCTCTCTCTCTAACAAGCCCACTCACATGCAAAAACGAATTAATCAATGGCTTGTCAAGTGGTTTAGCCacacaaaaatcaaaagacAGAAATAGACACAATACTAGTATCAAATACAACCACTAAGGGAGTTTCAGACACCAAACTCGCTATACCATGTCAAGTTACCGCTTGACCCAAAAAGGTCAATAACAAAAGGTAGCTCAGAATACTTGTGACACCAAAGACTCTAAATGTACatcttttagaaaataaagttCATTCTTTTGATGATCAAAAGTAAAGTTTTTCACTTCCATTTACTTATGCTCGACTGATAGTTATAAGCTCTCAAACAAACCAGTCCCAGCCAAAAGGAAATTCTAAATGATCAAACATTGAATATAGTGGTACCAGTCATTTTGCAAAGAGACAACTGTAACCATTCAGCAAACTATATTTTGACATCTACAGGATAATGCACTTGATCtattatcaaataatcttTTTCAAGATAAATGAAtgagtatttattttaattcatttgatGATGTACAAGGTTTACTACGAATTCTTGTAGAGTCAGATCATGCAGCAGCAAAGCCCAGTGCAAACCCCATACAGAATGATGCCTTTAGTACCAAAACTAAAATGGGAAAGACGATCACATCTTATAATATGTAAAAGCATCAAAGTATAACTCCAGATATGCTCCCAGCAATGAGAGAGTACATACTGCTCTTGCAATTTTCATAAGATAATTAGCTCTGCTGTCGTAGCTAAGACAGAAGAAAAAGATTGCCCGGGCACTCTGATCTCTAATCAGCACATAATTACAGAACACATCCACATAAGTAAATGACTGTTGCTCCTGTTCTACGCAGGAACACTCATCAGCTTATCAgcttataaaatttgacatgaatgTGCAAGTACCTTCGCAGACTTAGAACCCTTCTTCCTTGCAGGACCTTCTTCTTCAGATATTGGCATAAGAAGCGGTTCAGAAGCAGGGCAGCGCTCAACATAGTGAGCAGTCACAAGTTTAACAAGGGTTTCTCGTAAAGAATCCAGATCCACAAGATTTCCTGGAAGAATATATCATATAAACTCActgaaaatggaaattttCACTTCAGAAAATTGAAATCACCTGAGTCAAATGTTTGAGCACAAAAGCCCCTTCAACAAGTAATTCATCAGACTTGCCTTCTTTCTCGCTTGATTTCGCTCGATCAAACATTTGCTTCAGCGTAAGTCTACCATGTTCAAGTAACCCTTGAACGAGTTCTACAcactgcaaaacaaataaacagaaattaagaattaaaaatttgaaaaattgaatgtaATACACACACCCCATATCATATCATTAATGAACATGAAaccaaaaaatgaaacaactaACTTGCTGATCAAATTCCTGGgacaaaattgtcaaaaactTCGCGAACCTCACGCGATGGAGTATGTTATCAAACAATACCACATACTGGGTATTAGCTTTTGGACCATCTGCAAAACCATCTACAAAGACAAAATTTTAGCCTCAGCAGTCGCTACATTTTCAAAAGTCAATgtccttaaattttaaattagtgTTTATGATTATATCCGAAACCATGTTTACTTACCTTGAAGTACAGATAGCAACTTAAACACTTAGTAAATTTCAGTGAACTTAAACTATTGTACGGTTAAAAAGTTAGAAATTTTGACTAGCAGGGGCCTACCTGGCTGCTCAGTTGTGAAAGCTTGGACGCAGTTCTGTTGAATTAAAACGAGCAAAGCGTTCTTGACTTGTTCATCGCTGAGTTCTGTGTATCGCTTTACGTTCTGTCTCGTTAGAGGTCCTTTGCGAAGAAGACATTCGCACACCTTCtgcaaaagtaattaattaaaacgaTTTACATATATGATCAAAAGCTGTGAGTTTTGCATAAAAAGTGATGAGATGATAAGATAAATACAGCCACGAGATCGCCGAAGTGATTGGTGATGACGTGGACGGCGTGCTTGGTGCCGTATTCTGTCAACATCGTCACcgttttttgtttttcgtCTTCGACCTCCTTCAATACGCGTGAGAGAGGGCTGATGAGGCGGGAAGAGATTTCTAGGGTTCAATACATGTCCTaatcaattgaaatttttcCTCCGTCCCACATCCAGGGTCCGTAGCTCAGTGGTAGAGCATTTGACTGCAGATCAAGAGGTCACCGGTTCGAACCCGGTTGGGCCctcctaattttttatatatatgtttcaaTAAAGTTTAGCAacctttttttagttttttatttttattttttttcagtttcatTTCTTCTAATTATGTAATTGCTGTTATGAATTGGAGGaaataaatgttataatttaaaggAATCGAAtataagtaattatttaaaaatgatatcTGAACAAATGATGCTTAAattataaagattaaaattaaagaaacaagAGCAACATGTTttcaagagaaaatgaaaattgcgCGTTTTCATTAGCAAAGGAAggataattatatatagtaaTTAGTGGGTGGAGCATTTaggattgttaattataaaaatgacaaaggggagagaaataaagaagatAATGAGAGAGTATTATTTGGTGGAATCCACCAAATAGGTGGTCTTTCCGGAAATGtgaaacaaaagtttttcCCTTGCATCTTGGtcacttttacttttttgttattttgtaatCTCCAGGGTATGATACCTACCATGATTTTCAACAATTgctatattattctttttacggctcgatttttatttattataaaaaccattttcaaatagtttttcaccactaaaagaaaatatttaaggataatttggtaaaattacTAACAAATATGGGCTCCGGAAACCAGCCTATAAATGCTAGCACAAAACCCACAACGTATGTTCTgttcaattcattttttccCCTACTTCCAACCAACTAAGTAAATTAAGCTCTATTAGAAGCCTGCCTAATGATGATATGCATAAATATAATCGGGAACTAAGGTTATGTTCGGTTGCAAGAAAGGAGGAGAGAGGAGAGGAAGGGAAAAGAgaggagaaaaaataaaaggagcAAAAAATGATGAGGagtttaattttcattgttcAATTTGACATAGAATTAATAGAGGAAAggaatttaataatatttttggatGAATTTACCCTTCtattagattttaatattcattattaaattaattaaaaaactacaAATATGTTTAACTATTTAAAAACTAGCCTCAAGGTTAATATTACATTCTCAATGTTCTAACAACATTTATAGTGTTTACTTTGTGGACGAAGTAAAAATCTCACTCTAGGTGCTTTACTCATTTTTTGAGTGAATAATAGGTAGATTCTCAACCTCTTGTCTTGGTACAAGTTTGTCTCGTCTTGTCTATATGACAAGTTTCTTCCCTgcgtaatttaaattttctacttAGTTTTCTTGCCTTTCTCTCCTTTCGTCAGTGGCGATGTCTGAAGGAAACCCGGAGATCGAGATTAATAATGGTTATGCTCATATCAGTTTGGCTGAGGAGGAGGACGGGGGGCTCATTGTTGAAGGAGACGCTGGCAACGAGGGTGGTCCAACGAGCATTGATTTTCGGTTCTGTCTGGTGGGCAGATTTCTCACAGATAAAGTTATTAACTTCCCTGCCATGAAGAACACAATGGCTTCGGTATAGAGGCTAGGGAAGGGAGTCTGCATTAAGGATTTATCTCCCTCgctttttctatttcaattCTTCCATGAAGTGGATGTGAAACAGGTTCTTGACTCAGGCCCTTGGACGTTTGATCAACTATTCTGCTTGTTAAACGGTTGGAGGAGAACGAACATCCTAGGAATGTTCCACTTTACTTTACCTCATTTTGGACCTAGGTTTATAACCTTCCAATAGGATTCATGTCTGCGAAAATTCTAAAAGACATTGGCAACTACATAGGCACTTTTCTGGAGTCCGATGAGCATAACTTAATGGGGGTTTGGCGAAACTATATGCGTATCCGAGTGGCTATAGATGTTAGGAAACCTCTGAAGCGAAGGATGAAGCTAAAGAAGGTTGGCGGAGACTGGATTTGGGTGGATTTTAAATATGAACGCCTCAAtatcttttgctttatttgtGGATTACTTGGCCATACTGAAAAACAGTGTCCCCAATTGTATGAATGCACTTATGGGGAGATTGTGAAAGCCTATGGTCACTGGATGAAGGCACCAAATAGAAGAAATGCGATGAACTCCGGCGATCGGTGGCTGAGATCTATCCCACCGGAGGAAGCTGCTGAGGAAAAAGGAAGGTACAGAGACTTTGCAGCTACCATGGCAATTGACCCAATTCTTGCCGCAAATCTTGGGTATGCCATCCCTCAAAACCTCGAGGGGAACGAGGACGTGGGAAGTAGGGTAGTTAATAAGAAAGATGACAGCTTAGTGTCTACTAAGACTCTATCTCGTGTGAAAGGAAAGCAAGTTGCGGGGGCAATAAATGAACTTGATATTAATCCGGATTCTGGGGAAGATATGGATGAAggattaattgttaaatattcCAAAAGGAGAAGGTCACAGGAAGGATTGTGCAGCAAAACGGGCTCTGAAGGAGAGGCATCTTCCCAAGTGTTGCTTTTACCTCTTAAATCAAAAAATGGACCAGCGGTGGGCCCTGTAAATCAGGCCCACCGAGACAAATGAGTGTCTTAAGCTGGAACTGCCGTGGGCTGGGCCAACCACGGACAGTTCAAATGCTGGAGGAATGTGCCAAATGTAAAAAACcagcttttattttcctcatTGAAACTCTTTGTAATAGAAATACTTTAGAAAGATTAAAACCGAAGTTGGGCTATGAGGGGCTGTTTGTCGTTGAGCCTTTGGGTCGTAGTGGAGGGATTGCCCTCTTTTGGAAAGCTAGCAGCAAAGTGAGATTACTAAAGTTCTCTAGAAACTTTATAGATGTGGAGGTAGAGTACCCGGAGCTTGGTAAGCGGAGGATGACGGGCTTCTATGGTTTCCCGGAATCCAGTCGTCGGCGTGATTCTTGGAACCTCCTTCGCACTTTATCTGATGTGTCATCTCTTCCTTGGGTGTGCATTGGGGATTTTAACGACCTTTTAGTTGCAAACGAGAAGCGAGGAAAGCATAAGCATCCCAATTAGAAGCTGCAGGGTTTTAAACAAGCTGTGTCGGGTAGCGAATTACTTGACATCGGCATGGAAGGTTATCAATTCACATGGGAACGGTCTCGGGGGACGGATAATTGGGTAGAGGAAAGGTTGGACAGAGTTCTAGCCACTGATCTGTGGATAAGCCGGTTCAAGGAAGCTCGGGTTTGGAGTTTGGAGTCTTCAACCTCAGATCATTTACCTATTTTTATGGACCCAAAGCCTTTAGCTCATTCCCGTAGGCTTAAAAGATTTCGTTTTGAAAATATGTGGCTGAGAGAGGCAAACTGTGCAGAGGTGGTTCGGTCCAGCTGGTCTTCCTCGCGTGGGTATCCAATTCAGCAAAAAATTTCAGAGTGTGGGTCTGCTTTACTTCGTTGGGGAGGTCACTTAGCTCAGGATTTCAGAAACCATATTTCCGAGTGTAGGAGGCAGATGACTCTCTTGAGGGGGCGTCGTGATTCAGCTGGTCTTGAGGAGTTTTCGGAGGTCAGGAAGCGGTTTAATGAGCTTCTCCATAGTCAGGAGGTTTTCTGGAAGCAGAGATCAAGATTGCTTTGGCTTAAGGAAGGGGATATGAATTCCCGATTCTTCCATGCTACGGCAACTGCAAAAAAGCGAAGGAATTCTATTACGACTCTCCACAATGCTCAAGGTCACTGGTGTACCACATCGGCTGACATATACGGTTTGATTTCTGACTACTTCTCCAATTTATTTACTTCTGATGGTTGTCTGAACGTAGAATCCTTAGATTGTGTCGAGATAAAAGTTTCTGTTGAGCAGAACAATTTACTTCTCGAGCTTTTTTCAACCGGTGAGGTCAAAGGGGCCCTTTTCGAAATGCACCCGGACAAATCGCCAGGTCTCGACAGTATGAACCCGACCTTTTATCAGTAATTTTGGCTTCATGTTGGTGAGGATGTGACGGAGGCATGTTTAAATTTCATTGCTACTTGCTCCTTTCCTGAGGGCTTAAATGACACATCTATTGTGCTGATCCCTAAGAAATCAAAACCAGAGTCTCTTTCGGACATGAGGCCTATTGCGTTATGCAATGTCCTTTATAAAATTGTCGCTAAAATGCTCTCAAATCATATGAAAACTGTTATGGGCTCTATAGTATCTGAATCTCAGAGTGCTTTTATTCCGGGTCAAGCCATCACCGATAATATCCTTATATCCTCTGAAATCATGCATTTTCTAAAGAGGAAACGTCAAGGAAAGGTTGGGGCAACTGCTCTTAAAATCGACATGTCGAAAGCTTATGACCGTATTGAATGGGATTTCTTAGAAGCTATGTTGCTTAGGCTGGGTTTTGATGCTAAATGGGTGACCTTGATTATGCTATGTGTTTCTACGGCTCGGTATCATGTTATCCGGGATGGGAAGGAAATTGGTCCTATTGTTCCTAGTAGAGGGCTTCGTCAAGGGGACCCTTTGTTGCCGTACTTATTCATTCTTTGTGCGGAGGGGTTAAGTGCTTTAATCCGCAAGAATGAGCGTGCTGGTTTGCTCCATGGGGTTAAGGTAGCTAGAGGAGCTCCTGTTGTTTCTCATCTATTTTTCGCGGACGActgctttttgttcttcaaggCTAACAACAGTGAAGCTCATGTGATTAAGCGCATCCTTGGGGTATATGGTCAGGGGTCAGGCCAGAGGGTGAACTTCAGCAAATCCTCAATTTCCTTTAGTTCCAATGTTAAAGAAAATGTTAAGGAGCAGCTTTGTCATATTTTAGAGGTTAACGCTACTGCTAACCATGGCACTTATCTTGGCTTACCCTCTTTTGTTGGCAGGAATAAAAAGGAAGTCTTCAGTTCTATTCGTGATAGAGTGTGGCAGAAGCTTCACAGCTGGAGTATGAATTTTTTGTCGGGAGCTGGTAAGGAAATTCTGTTAAAAACAGTGGCTCAAGTTATTCCCAATTATGCTATGCAGGTTTATCTTTTGCCTCTAGACCTTTGCAAAGAATTAGAAACCATTATGAACTCATTCTGGTGGGGAAGCAGACGTGAGGGACGAGGTGGTATTCGTTGGATGAAATGGAATTTGCTGTGTAAACCTAAGACCGCTGGAGGAATTGGCTTAAAAAACCTTCACGATTTCAATGTGGCAATGTTGGGGAAACAAGTTTGGAAGCTGTTAACGAATCCGGAATCTCTTCTTGGCCAAATTTTCAAAGCTCGGTATTTCCCTCGCACATCTATTGTAGAGGCTGTCTTAGGTCATAATCCAAGTTTTGTGTGGAGATCTCTGTTGGCAACCAAGCATATTATTGTTCGCAGTAGTAGGATCCAGGTTGGCAGTGGTCAGAACACTCTCATCGGGTCGGATCATTGGCTTCCTGATCCAGAT from Citrus sinensis cultivar Valencia sweet orange chromosome 9, DVS_A1.0, whole genome shotgun sequence carries:
- the LOC102613614 gene encoding uncharacterized protein LOC102613614 isoform X3, encoding MLTEYGTKHAVHVITNHFGDLVAKVCECLLRKGPLTRQNVKRYTELSDEQVKNALLVLIQQNCVQAFTTEQPDGFADGPKANTQYVVLFDNILHRVRFAKFLTILSQEFDQQCVELVQGLLEHGRLTLKQMFDRAKSSEKEGNLVDLDSLRETLVKLVTAHYVERCPASEPLLMPISEEEGPARKKGSKSAKKIGEPETIEQQVVEAALPMEAMRFSVVTNVESDVGEKEKNSNNVTPGEKRKHDVLELDECGVADEQSVVYRANFEGFIRRLRHKGCIDHVRAHLDDGAANVLSAMLQATSSAEKKVKTKNSVPLSLSSIYEEVIKSEAGRNMTLDHVRASLVQLGELSFVDASSDSYSIDFEKIIEIAQNEEVESVVSKRYGRDAYRIFRLLSKSGRLLETDKISDTTFVEKKDAPKILYKLWKDGYLLMEVHTFSCLCWCL
- the LOC107178625 gene encoding uncharacterized protein LOC107178625; the protein is MRPIALCNVLYKIVAKMLSNHMKTVMGSIVSESQSAFIPGQAITDNILISSEIMHFLKRKRQGKVGATALKIDMSKAYDRIEWDFLEAMLLRLGFDAKWVTLIMLCVSTARYHVIRDGKEIGPIVPSRGLRQGDPLLPYLFILCAEGLSALIRKNERAGLLHGVKVARGAPVVSHLFFADDCFLFFKANNSEAHVIKRILGVYGQGSGQRVNFSKSSISFSSNVKENVKEQLCHILEVNATANHGTYLGLPSFVGRNKKEVFSSIRDRVWQKLHSWSMNFLSGAGKEILLKTVAQVIPNYAMQVYLLPLDLCKELETIMNSFWWGSRREGRGGIRWMKWNLLCKPKTAGGIGLKNLHDFNVAMLGKQVWKLLTNPESLLGQIFKARYFPRTSIVEAVLGHNPSFVWRSLLATKHIIVRSSRIQVGSGQNTLIGSDHWLPDPDNRFISTSLNESIASAPVSSLMVPGQRRWDYDAVADLFDTRDRNLILQIPLSSRREKDVWYWMADPHGLYTVRSCYRLLNNYVNTPTSGIWRKIWSLEVPSKVKVFLWRATQNVLPTTDNLIWKRVEVMPICSLCNQQKETVVHALVNCVFAQTCWLTSSLGLIGPQPSFLNWLELVFSCCNKEMCNLIAMMCWRIWHRRNEKVWNNKVCSVRHVLNSAGNYLFQRQIARQKSEVHNATCFQGKNELWRVIRNSDGLFVAACCASVLGSFGARDAEALGVREILSWIKKRHLSCVVVELDCIQVFKALTASYSCPNGYGLILDDCLAFAKSIGDIEFSFVRRSANTAAHVTARVGGSLSSFEEWNHVPPPWLFTSL
- the LOC102613614 gene encoding uncharacterized protein LOC102613614 isoform X1: MLTEYGTKHAVHVITNHFGDLVAKVCECLLRKGPLTRQNVKRYTELSDEQVKNALLVLIQQNCVQAFTTEQPDGFADGPKANTQYVVLFDNILHRVRFAKFLTILSQEFDQQCVELVQGLLEHGRLTLKQMFDRAKSSEKEGNLVDLDSLRETLVKLVTAHYVERCPASEPLLMPISEEEGPARKKGSKSAKKIGEPETIEQQVVEAALPMEAMRFSVVTNVESDVGEKEKNSNNVTPGEKRKHDVLELDECGVADEQSVVYRANFEGFIRRLRHKGCIDHVRAHLDDGAANVLSAMLQATSSAEKKVKTKNSVPLSLSSIYEEVIKSEAGRNMTLDHVRASLVQLGELSFVDASSDSYSIDFEKIIEIAQNEEVESVVSKRYGRDAYRIFRLLSKSGRLLETDKISDTTFVEKKDAPKILYKLWKDGYLLMEKLVVTGARQSQFLLWKVNRQILWKHVLDEMFHAALNLSLRVSYELDREKELLNLPADKRTGPLQDRYNRIRKVRILLESSQMKLDDAILLFHDF
- the LOC107178626 gene encoding uncharacterized protein LOC107178626, producing MEGYQFTWERSRGTDNWVEERLDRVLATDLWISRFKEARVWSLESSTSDHLPIFMDPKPLAHSRRLKRFRFENMWLREANCAEVVRSSWSSSRGYPIQQKISECGSALLRWGGHLAQDFRNHISECRRQMTLLRGRRDSAGLEEFSEVRKRFNELLHSQEVFWKQRSRLLWLKEGDMNSRFFHATATAKKRRNSITTLHNAQGHWCTTSADIYGLISDYFSNLFTSDGCLNVESLDCVEIKVSVEQNNLLLELFSTGEVKGALFEMHPDKSPGLDSMNPTFYQ
- the LOC102613614 gene encoding uncharacterized protein LOC102613614 isoform X2 codes for the protein MLTEYGTKHAVHVITNHFGDLVAKVCECLLRKGPLTRQNVKRYTELSDEQVKNALLVLIQQNCVQAFTTEQPDGFADGPKANTQYVVLFDNILHRVRFAKFLTILSQEFDQQCVELVQGLLEHGRLTLKQMFDRAKSSEKEGNLVDLDSLRETLVKLVTAHYVERCPASEPLLMPISEEEGPARKKGSKSAKKIGEPETIEQQVVEAALPMEAMRFSVVTNVESDVGEKEKNSNNVTPGEKRKHDVLELDECGVADEQSVVYRANFEGFIRRLRHKGCIDHVRAHLDDGAANVLSAMLQATSSAEKKVKTKNSVPLSLSSIYEEVIKSEAGRNMTLDHVRASLVQLDFEKIIEIAQNEEVESVVSKRYGRDAYRIFRLLSKSGRLLETDKISDTTFVEKKDAPKILYKLWKDGYLLMEKLVVTGARQSQFLLWKVNRQILWKHVLDEMFHAALNLSLRVSYELDREKELLNLPADKRTGPLQDRYNRIRKVRILLESSQMKLDDAILLFHDF